GCAATAGGAGATCCAACTTCAACTTTGTATAAGCTGCAGACGTTTAAAGATTGAATTGCATTTCCTATTTCTTCTCTCTTCTCTGCCAGTTCTCTAAATTCTGAAAAATATAATATAAAGTTGATTTCTCTGAGTTTCCACATTTTTAACACCTTTTGCTGTTTGCGAAAATTTTACTTCTTTTCTTTTTGTCGTTCAACTTTTCAATCTTTTGATAACATTACTTTTTCCAAAGTCCTTTTTGGTTTTCTACAGCTTCTCTAAAGGCCTGTCTTAATATTTTTTCATACTTTGGTTCCAGAGGATATCGAGTCAACAAGTAGGCATATCCATCTCTTAACATTAGTTCATTAATAAACTTTCCATCTGGAGTGTAAACATAAGCCAAGATCCGTCCGTATCTGTCCCGGTGATTGTGGTAAGCATTGTTTTGGTCATAAACTAAACAGACTTTTTTGTATCCTGCGAGAAGTTTTTTAAGATGTTTTTTTGCTTGTTTTCCTAAGTATACGATTGTTTCTATGTCTTCCTTATTCCTTTTTGCCTGATAATAAGCCCTTTTATTTTTTCTACTTTCGGGTGTATCTATTCCTAAAAATCTAACTGATGTTTTCTTTCCATGATAGAGAATTTTGATTGTGTCTCCATCGATGACGTAAAGGAGTTTGTAGCAATCTTTACCATAAGCGGCAGTAATTAAAAAAAAGCTAGCAATGAAGAAAAAGATAGATCTCTTCACAATTTATCCTCCTTTTTAGTTTTTCAAAAAAGTTTAGTATGTGCAATAACCGGGAAAAATTTGTATTCTCCGGTGTATAAATCTTTTTCAGGTATTACTATTGGTTTATATCCGGGATTAGCCGGTTCAAGGATTATAACTTTGTTTTTGGAGTCATGGTGATAGTACTTAACAGTTAATTCGCCATTGCCGTTTACTACTACAACCGGATCCCCGTCTTTTACTTCATACCAGCTTGGGTCTGCCACCAATACCAGGTCCCCTCTCCTGAATACCGGCTCCATAGAGCTGCCTTCTACTTTTATCCAAAATACTCTTTCTTTTGGAAGTCCGCGGAACATCATCTCTGGGGTAGGGAAGTATTCTTCCGGCGTTTCCGCTGCATATCCACCAAAACTTCCAGCTTGAGCTTCTCCGTATATGGGTATTGGGATAATCTTACTATGTAAAACTTCTGCGTTGGTGTCCCATTTTGGTTTTTCTTCAAAGAAGTATGATGGAGAAACACCAAGAACATGTGCTATTTTTTTCAATGTTTCGACTTTAGGCTTTCTTTTCCCTTTTTCTAATTGATATATGTATTGAGATAATCCAGCAGTAGATGGACCGCCAAATTTCTCAATAATTTTTTCGGCCAATTCCCTGCGACTTAGTCCTTTTTGCTTTCGTAATCTCTCAATTTTTGAACCAATTGTTTCACTCATAAAAACATTTATAGCATTTGCGTTAATCACTTTTCAATCCCTCATTTTGCTTCAATGTCTTGACTAATTAAAGCTATAGCGTTAATATTTAAAGCAGGAGGTTGACTCATGAGGTTGATAGAAGTGGAGATGAAAGAAAAGAAAATAGAGCTTGCTAAAAAAGTAGGCATTAGCCCACAGTTTCTTAACCAGATTCTCAAAGGGGAAAGGTATTTGCCAATAGATAAAGCCATTGCTTTATTGGATGCAGGGTATTCAGTTGAGGCAATAAAAGAATTATTAAGTCCTAAAAACAAACTTGCTTTTGACAAACTTATCCCCCGTGAAGAGCCTACAGGAGTGCGCTGATGTTTCACCATCCCTTTCCCCTCCCTCGTGCCGCCCCCCCGGGGCGTTGAAGACGTCCGCTTTTGCGGGCGCATCTTTCTTAGTTGTAAAGATAGCCTTGCTAAGAAGACAAGATAAGGGGAGAGGGTTCACAAAATTATCACAAGGAGTGAAAACATGTGTAAAGAGGCTTTTCAGGATGTTGCTGCTGAACTTACAAAGCTTGCAATTTTTGAAGCACACAAAAGAGGCTACACCTATGAAATGATTGCATTTAGAGTAGGAGTCAGCTCGAGTTCAATAGAAAAATACGCATATGGAGAAAGAATTCCGTCGCAGGCTGTTTTTTTGGCTCTGGTTGTGGGGCTAAAGCTAAAAGAACCAGTTAAAAAACTTGCTGAACTTGTGGGATTAAGAGCGGTAGAAGTTTCTAAAACTTCCCTTTCAACCAGCATAGGCAAGGCAATGAAAGAAACAGGAGAAGCCATTGCTGAAGTAACAAAAGCATTAGAAGACGGCGAAATAACAGATGACGAAAGACAAGTATGTCTTAAAGAAATTAACGAAGCAATAGACGAACTAATCAAATTAAAACAACAGATGGAGAGGGAAGAGTGATGAGTAAGTCTCTAATACTTAATTATATCGAATATTTCGAGAACTGCAAGATTCTTTCACGTAGAGAATTAAGTGTTGTTCTCTGTATTCTAAACCACCAGCAGTTAAAAGGGGGTGGAGTTTACGGGATAGATAGGTTAGAAGAAAGGACTGGAATTAAGAGAAACAAAATTTACCAAATTCTCAAAAAACTTAAATTCATCAAAAAGAAAGTAGAAAAAAACACGACAGTCTTCTTTATAGACCTTGAGGAATTTAAAAAATTTTTAACTACCAATAAAGAACTTAATAATATTCAAAAGTCCCAAAAAAGGACTGGAAATAGTCCCAAAAAGGGACTTCAAGAAGTCCCAAAATGGGACTTAAATGAGTCCCAAAATGGGACTTCAAAAACCCAATCAAGCCCAAGCTACACAAAAGCCAGACGAACCCCGAGACTCTAATATTAAGACTCTAAATTTAGACTCTAATAATAAGACTCTAATTACAGAAGAAGATAATACTAGCAAGCTAGATCTAAAAGAAGTTGATGTTGAAAATGAAACAAAAAAAGAAACCATAAGCAACAAGGAATTTACATCTCTTATTTGTGAAAAGCTGATTTTTGAATTCAGGAAAGCATATGCAGAAAACTTTGGTTTTTATCCGTCAATCTCCAGGAAGCATAAAAAACTCTTCTTAGAGAAACTTGAAGAGAAAACCTGTGGTGAACGAGAAAAGTTAGAAACTGTTGCTAAAAGACTTACTTCTGCACTTCCAAAATACTTCCGTCTAAACGATCCGCTTGCAAAGAAAAGAAACTACGACCTTTTAGCGCTTTCCTACAACCTGGACAAAGTTCTCTCTTCTGCTTCAGGAATAACCCGGGACACTTATGACCATAGAAAATCAAGAAAAGAAGCAATAAAAAGAACCCTTGCAGCAATCCTTTAGGGAGGTGAGGTTATGAGGGAAGAACTTGAAAGGAAATATTGGGAGCTTGTTAAAGCCGTCAAAAGAAAAGGGTACGATGAACAAACAGTGCACAGGCTTAGGAACTTTAACACTCCTATTTCTGTAATTCTTGCAAGCTTTGAGAAGCTTCCTAAAACATTCTGGAACTTAGTTTTAGACCTTATCACGGAAAAAGAAAAAAATCTATCTAATCCACTTTTTTACTGCTTTACAGGCAAGCCTGGAAGAGGGAAAACTCTTTCAGCTGTCAGGTTTATGTTCACCAAGCTTTTATCGAAAATAGATGAAGAGCCAGAATACAAAGCTCCGCTCTTTATGACATCTTTCGAGTTAGAAGATTATGCTTTGGGAAAGATAGAGCTTCACCGTTCATACTACGGAAATGAAGCGTGGTTTGAGGCAAGAAACTTTTCTGACAAAGACGATGTTATACCCTTTTCTCAGCTTACAAAAAACTTTGACATTATACTGATTGATGATGTGACAGAAGAAACCACATCTCACTTAGAAAAAGTAATCCTGAACGCCTATTTAACAAACACGATAGTTGTTTTCACTACAAACGTAGATGTAATGGAATTCTTTTCTCCACGAACAAATTCAAGACTTCTTGAATCGTGTGTATTTATCGACTTTAACGACTTCCCATACCTGAGAGACATTCAAGAAAAAGGAGGGGAAGGTGAAACAACTTGAACTTGAATATTCAGTTATAGGTTCAATGCTAATGTTTGACAAGATGTTCTATTACGGAACAGCATTTTTGACGTCCAACTGTTTTGTAAGTCCTGACTTGAAAAAAGCTTTTGAAATACTTCAATACAAGGCCGGAGAAGGCACAAGTGTTGAAAAAGACATAGTAGAAAGTTGGTTTCCTGAAGAACTTAAAAATACAATATTGCTTGCTGTTGAATACGCTTGGGGTAACTTTGAAAAATTTAAATCATGGTGTAGTGAGTTACTGAAACGTGCAAATGAACGTAAAACGTTAGAAATAGCTCAAAAACTTGCAGATGGGGAAATCTCAAAAGAAAAAGCATTAGAACTTTTAGCACAAAACTCTTCTAAAGAGCTTCCTGTCTACTCTTCAAAGACCGCATTAGCGGCTTTTTTAGAACTTTACGAGAATGAAGATTCTTTTCCATCTGTTCCTACATACGTAGAGGAACTTGATTTAAACTTTAGTTTTGAATACCTCACGATTATTGCTGCACGTCCATCTATTGGAAAAACCGTTTTTGCACTGTCTCTTATGAAAAGACAAGCGGAAAACGGACATCCAGTTCTCTTTTTCTCCCAGGAGTTGCCGGTAAAAGAAGAAGTAATGGCAAGACTTATAGCTATGGAACTTGATGTTCCTCTACATCATGTCAAACAAAAATGGGTTGGAATGGAAAAAATTATTGAAGCATCTGGTGCTTTAGAAAATCTACCTATGGAATTTGTTTGTGGAAAGGTTACTGTTCCGCAATTTATGGCAACCGTATATGCCTATAAAGAGTGGCTAACGTCTCAAAAAGAAAAAGGCATCATATACGTTGATTACTTGCAGCTCTTTGCTGAACACAGGAAGTTTGACACTAAAAAAGCTTTTTATGATTATGTTGTGGAAACATGTGTAGAGCTGACAAAAGAATTGAAAATTCCAATTGTCTTGCTTGCGCAAATAAACAGAGAAGCACGCACCGGAAAAAAGGTGCGCCCAACTATGGATCAAATAAAGGGGTCTGGAGACATAGAACAACAAGCTACAAATATTATAGTCCTTCATAGAGATTTTGAAAACAAGCTCACAGAAAAAACACTCCAGATTTTTATCGACAAGTGCAGATTAAAGGGCGTTCACAGGTAACAGTTCCTTTTGAAAACGGCTTTCCAAA
This Desulfurobacterium indicum DNA region includes the following protein-coding sequences:
- a CDS encoding helix-turn-helix domain-containing protein, producing MRLIEVEMKEKKIELAKKVGISPQFLNQILKGERYLPIDKAIALLDAGYSVEAIKELLSPKNKLAFDKLIPREEPTGVR
- a CDS encoding DnaB-like helicase C-terminal domain-containing protein → MKQLELEYSVIGSMLMFDKMFYYGTAFLTSNCFVSPDLKKAFEILQYKAGEGTSVEKDIVESWFPEELKNTILLAVEYAWGNFEKFKSWCSELLKRANERKTLEIAQKLADGEISKEKALELLAQNSSKELPVYSSKTALAAFLELYENEDSFPSVPTYVEELDLNFSFEYLTIIAARPSIGKTVFALSLMKRQAENGHPVLFFSQELPVKEEVMARLIAMELDVPLHHVKQKWVGMEKIIEASGALENLPMEFVCGKVTVPQFMATVYAYKEWLTSQKEKGIIYVDYLQLFAEHRKFDTKKAFYDYVVETCVELTKELKIPIVLLAQINREARTGKKVRPTMDQIKGSGDIEQQATNIIVLHRDFENKLTEKTLQIFIDKCRLKGVHR
- a CDS encoding thermonuclease family protein, whose translation is MKRSIFFFIASFFLITAAYGKDCYKLLYVIDGDTIKILYHGKKTSVRFLGIDTPESRKNKRAYYQAKRNKEDIETIVYLGKQAKKHLKKLLAGYKKVCLVYDQNNAYHNHRDRYGRILAYVYTPDGKFINELMLRDGYAYLLTRYPLEPKYEKILRQAFREAVENQKGLWKK
- a CDS encoding LexA family protein, encoding MSETIGSKIERLRKQKGLSRRELAEKIIEKFGGPSTAGLSQYIYQLEKGKRKPKVETLKKIAHVLGVSPSYFFEEKPKWDTNAEVLHSKIIPIPIYGEAQAGSFGGYAAETPEEYFPTPEMMFRGLPKERVFWIKVEGSSMEPVFRRGDLVLVADPSWYEVKDGDPVVVVNGNGELTVKYYHHDSKNKVIILEPANPGYKPIVIPEKDLYTGEYKFFPVIAHTKLF
- a CDS encoding helix-turn-helix domain-containing protein codes for the protein MCKEAFQDVAAELTKLAIFEAHKRGYTYEMIAFRVGVSSSSIEKYAYGERIPSQAVFLALVVGLKLKEPVKKLAELVGLRAVEVSKTSLSTSIGKAMKETGEAIAEVTKALEDGEITDDERQVCLKEINEAIDELIKLKQQMEREE